A single genomic interval of Mobula hypostoma chromosome 7, sMobHyp1.1, whole genome shotgun sequence harbors:
- the LOC134349456 gene encoding collagenase 3-like — MKCFKIPVLFVLVNLGRSLAAPLNSETEQFSEDDWNQCRTYLKQFYNMTETTWRKSDTEMTEKIREMQEFFGLQVTGNLNHETLEVMKKGRCGVPDVEQFTLFPGQPRWSRNRITYRILNYTPELKRQEIEKAIALALKVWSDVTPLTFVQQTAGEADIMILFARGNHQDFNPFDGQGGILAHAFAPGSDLGGDTHFDEDERWTLSRDGINLFLVAAHEFGHALGLGHSTDRSALMFPTYSYVNTKGFRLPADDVKGIQALYGPRVDSRPAKPTEPWDRCNHQMSFDAITRLRGELWFFKNGTIWRKHPWRSNVTSIPIKSIFPNIQAVDAAFEYKDRDMAIFFEGSKYWLIRGLETLKRYPRSIRFIGLPRSVTRVDAAVHIMERKQALFFVGQKYWSYNLRRNQMERGYPRRIMDDFPGIGNKVDSAFQNSGYLYLSNGPIQYEYDYMNKKVIRVLKTSSWLNCD, encoded by the exons atgaagtgcttcaagataCCCGTTCTTTTTGTGCTGGTGAATCTTGGGCGCAGTTTAGCTGCACCACTCAACTCTGAAACCGAACAATTTAGCGAAGACGACTGGAATCAATGCCGG ACGTACCTGAAACAGTTTTACAACATGACCGAAACAACATGGAGAAAATCCGACACTGAGATGACGGAGAAGATAAGGGAAATGCAAGAATTCTTTGGTCTGCAAGTGACTGGGAACTTGAACCACGAAACCCTGGAAGTGATGAAGAAGGGCCGCTGTGGGGTCCCAGACGTGGAGCAGTTCACTCTATTTCCCGGACAACCTCGGTGGTCGCGCAATAGAATTACCTACAG AATTTTGAACTATACACCAGAACTGAAGAGACAAGAGATAGAGAAAGCCATTGCCCTGGCCCTTAAAGTCTGGAGCGATGTTACACCGCTGACGTTTGTTCAGCAGACCGCTGGAGAAGCTGATATAATGATATTGTTTGCGCGAGGCA ATCACCAGGACTTTAATCCTTTCGATGGACAGGGTGGGATTTTGGCTCACGCGTTTGCTCCTGGATCGGACTTGGGTGGCGATACTCACTTTGATGAGGACGAAAGGTGGACATTGTccagagatg GAATCAATCTATTCCTTGTTGCGGCTCATGAATTTGGACATGCGCTGGGCCTGGGTCACTCAACCGATAGATCTGCTCTGATGTTCCCCACCTATTCGTATGTCAATACCAAAGGCTTTCGCCTCCCGGCTGACGATGTTAAAGGAATCCAAGCATTATATG GACCTCGTGTAGATTCAAGACCAGCAAAACCAACTGAACCCTGGGATAGATGTAATCACCAAATGTCATTTGATGCCATTACCAGACTACGTGGTGAGCTTTGGTTCTTCAAGAATGG AACCATTTGGCGAAAACACCCTTGGCGCTCAAACGTGACTTCGATTCCAATCAAGAGTATTTTTCCCAACATTCAAGCTGTTGATGCTGCATTTGAATACAAGGATAGAGATATGGCTATTTTCTTTGAAG GGTCAAAGTACTGGCTAATTAGGGGACTCGAGACTTTGAAAAGATATCCTCGGAGCATCAGATTTATTGGGCTTCCAAGATCGGTTACACGTGTAGATGCTGCTGTACACATCATGGAGAGAAAACAAGCATTATTCTTCGTGGGGCAAAAATACTGGAG TTATAACCTGAGGAGAAATCAAATGGAAAGAGGCTATCCAAGAAGAATAATGGATGACTTTCCTGGTATAGGGAATAAAGTAGATTCAGCTTTTCAAAACTCTG GCTACCTCTACTTATCAAATGGACCAATACAGTATGAATATGACTACATGAACAAAAAAGTCATCCGTGTCTTGAAAACATCCAGCTGGCTAAATTGTGATTAA